The following are encoded together in the Gasterosteus aculeatus chromosome 7, fGasAcu3.hap1.1, whole genome shotgun sequence genome:
- the LOC120822994 gene encoding uncharacterized protein LOC120822994 — MGRRAADLTTSVPVLGVPALVGLHGWRTMGGDRSGGALLQTWGPQCSIGVQTSPGINRPCTQHGAQVTDTLSTPPESVTQTTKSHIMKETEYEEILPLTKSDKEKRAILKQKSGESKTKKEVTFKALGGEASGDVACSQRSTCGTYCYARAIKTNPHFAVTNVRQKWKSAPRYLNGSVVDSEAIGGISADNDEGEPANRLRGRYAERCGTMLPPSSAPPLGMTKQICSHCGGRQSVTTGVASLVANSSAVDTRLGVKPFKAALASLPHVEKTVKPSHRDTSESITNMDKRTHVNPDPSCFSEELKYGKAPRPSCGVHCRGYAAPLSQTYAAIDATSPQPTAILHAKTITVTKATIETRQEDASSKSSAKPSRDNKISRPTSLMLTPQMATATKPNNPHSHTYPKHLRVSQPNSTQPNLPQNVCVSVHATSQDTISPPFCSQTAGGGAGPEAPTTRNIIETITSLSTAPMSTERTPAKVAQCETHPTGVNTATKTTYGPQMSPKCANVALAANASEPTSEQGTAARLSPAARACTSHASDHTTQGKPPSNVGGKSPGNVYFATTEMPSTVFPAPHATTPHQIPSPRVPGSTLSHNFNSDHISTEHKSAHIFKQNFSTSEPALCVSTASVNAPSAAKSLESKARLLPSPSSSTSTRNRALCENKALRYSSINLKYSPTKASTSSVALTGNLSNVCVSGTSSRQSADTTQHNKELSRNEAPCARRPDHTPATDSRACDESGACLVVCNQENNSATAPVELSEPLNVLINHNRASDTCTQPPKSTVTSDAKSDIFNGDVLNELVVRESNDHEDLNLSRVTNLQNYISLIKSSSSCLQGCMNTEQQRLAHCQGYTETGHEGHCATCPPAETAQETDSNAEQFTSEVSVRHANTKLNSNAYKQALPEYPTPTPKAQTNFEDTGGRVEQIDESSVHKNSELGTSSPQQARTSLTLSSAAPGPERCSMSPSTTTHMASLLRLPRCCEAEEIGADPEFQPCPEDTSKAPRHPAATGLLRPSSPQCRKSAALQQRLELVEASLAANKSRITTLLDIIHDLEMSNTPTGGRRCYKPGQELTNCSTCQRTACIVYSVEYDFRQQERRFSEVLNHPARGNSAYSTHLSQPLNLSLLRNAVIKNLTKSKVRSKKLCKTLFKWLPRKIQQM; from the exons ATGGGGAGACGAGCTGCCGACCTGACAACTTCGGTTCCAGTTTTGGGTGTCCCTGCCCTGGTTGGGTTGCACGGCTGGAGGACAATGGGAGGAGACAGAAGCGGAGGAGCCCTGCTTCAGACGTGGGGACCTCAGTGCAGCATTGGTGTTCAGACGTCCCCAGGGATCAACAGGCCTTGCACCCAGCATGGTGCACAGGTGACCGACACCCTCTCGACGCCACCAGAGAGCGTCACTCAAACGACAAAGAGCCATATTATGAAGGAAACAGAGTACGAGGAGATACTACCGCTAACAAAGAGTGACAAGGAGAAAAGAGctattttaaaacagaaaagtgGGGAATCGAAGACCAAAAAGGAAGTGACTTTCAAAGCACTTGGAGGTGAAGCCTCTGGGGATGTGGCCTGCAGTCAGAGGAGCACTTGTGGGACTTATTGCTATGCCAGGGCAATCAAGACCAACCCACACTTTGCAGTAACCAACGTGAGGCAGAAATGGAAATCTGCTCCCCGCTACTTGAACGGCAGCGTGGTAGATTCTGAGGCCATCGGTGGAATCAGCGCTGATAACGATGAGGGGGAGCCCGCTAACAGACTTCGAGGCCGCTACGCAGAGCGGTGCGGGACGATGCTGCCGCCGTCCTCTGCCCCGCCTCTTGGTATGACAAAACAAATATGTAGTCATTGCGGTGGCAGACAGTCTGTGACCACCGGAGTTGCGTCTTTGGTTGCGAACAGCTCCGCTGTCGACACTCGTCTTGGAGTGAAACCGTTCAAGGCGGCCCTTGCCTCGCTCCCCCACGTTGAGAAAACCGTTAAGCCAAGCCACCGTGACACTTCTGAGAGCATCACAAACATGGACAAAAGAACACACGTTAACCCGGACCCGTCATGTTTCAGTGAAGAACTGAAGTACGGAAAAGCACCGCGCCCATCATGCGGCGTGCACTGCAGGGGCTACGCAGCTCCATTGTCACAGACATATGCCGCCATCGATGCAACATCTCCCCAGCCCACTGCCATCCTACATGCTAAAACCATCACTGTCACCAAAGCAACTATTGAAACCAGGCAAGAGGATGCTTCTTCAAAATCATCCGCCAAACCGTCCCGGGACAATAAGATCTCCCGGCCAACCAGCCTCATGTTGACTCCGCAGATGGCCACAGCAACCAAACCAAACAacccacattcacacacttATCCAAAGCACCTCCGGGTATCCCAACCTAACTCTACACAACCTAACTTGCctcaaaatgtttgtgtgtctgtacacGCTACATCCCAAGATACAATATCGCCACCTTTTTGTTCGCAGACTGCAGGCGGAGGTGCTGGACCAGAAGCCCCAACCACTCGCAACATAATCGAAACCATTACAAGCCTCAGCACTGCACCGATGTCCACTGAAAGGACGCCCGCAAAAGTTGCTCAATGTGAAACACATCCAACGGGTGTGaacacagcaacaaaaacaacttaTGGGCCACAAATGTCCCCTAAATGTGCCAACGTGGCACTAGCAGCCAATGCATCAGAACCTACGAGTGAACAGGGAACAGCTGCGCGACTTTCACCTGCAGCTCGAGCGTGTACCTCACACGCCTCAGATCACACGACGCAGGGAAAGCCGCCATCAAACGTAGGTGGCAAATCACCAGGTAACGTTTATTTTGCTACCACTGAAATGCCCTCGACTGTATTCCCCGCACCACACGCAACGACGCCACATCAAATTCCCAGCCCCCGTGTCCCAGGAAGCACTTTAAGTCATAACTTCAATTCAGATCACATCAGCACTGAACATAAATCTGcacacatttttaaacagaattTCTCCACTTCTGAGCCCGCGCTTTGTGTTTCCACAGCATCTGTAAATGCACCAAGTGCAGCAAAATCCCTGGAATCAAAAGCTAGATTGCTTCCAAGTCCAAGTTCATCTACATCTACGCGCAACAGAGCTCTGTGCGAAAATAAAGCCCTCAGGTACTCCTCAATCAATCTGAAATATTCACCAACTAAAGCCTCCACCTCTTCGGTGGCGTTGACGGGGAACCTAAGTAATGTTTGTGTATCAGGTACATCGTCACGTCAGTCAGctgacacaacacaacacaacaaagagcTCAGTCGCAATGAAGCGCCGTGCGCACGTCGTCCTGATCATACACCGGCCACAGACAGCAGGGCCTGTGATGAATCTGGTGCGTGTCTCGTCGTTTGCAATCAGGAAAACAACTCTGCAACAGCTCCAGTCGAACTGTCTGAGCCGCTCAATGTGTTAATAAATCACAACAGAGCCAGTGATACGTGCACCCAGCCTCCTAAATCAACCGTAACTTCCGATGCTAAATCTGATATATTCAATGGTGATGTACTGAATGAATTAGTTGTCCGTGAGTCAAATGACCATGAAGATTTAAATCTGTCCCGGGTCACCAACCTCCAAAATTACATTTCCCTAATTAAGTCAAGCAGCTCTTGTCTGCAGGGTTGCATGAACACAGAACAACAAAGGCTTGCACATTGTCAAGGATATACAGAGACAGGACATGAGGGACACTGCGCTACATGCCCACCAGCAGAAACAGCCCAGGAGACAGATTCAAATGCAGAACAGTTTACCTCGGAAGTCTCAGTCAGGCATGCAAACACTAAGCTTAACTCCAATGCATACAAACAGGCCCTCCCCGAATACCCAACACCCACTCCCAAAGCGCAGACAAACTTTGAAGACACTGGCGGACGTGTCGAGCAGATTGACGAATCTTCAGTGCACAAAAACTCTGAGTTGGGCACTTCATCACCACAGCAGGCACGCACAAGTCTGACGTTGTCATCCGCTGCACCGGGCCCTGAACGCTGTTCCATGTCGCCGTCAACAACAACGCACATGGCATCCCTTCTCCGCCTCCCGCGGTGCTGCGAGGCTGAAGAAATCGGAGCGGATCCAGAGTTTCAGCCGTGCCCGGAGGACACCAGCAAGGCTCCCCGCCACCCAGCTGCTACGGGCCTGTTGCGGCCTTCCTCCCCACAGTGCCGTAAATCTGCGGCCCTGCAGCAAAggctggagctggtggaggccaGCCTGGCAGCCAACAAGAGCAGGATCACTACCTTGCTTGACATTATCCATGATCTAGAGATGAGCAACACTCCCACGGGCGG TAGGCGCTGCTACAAACCTGGACAGGAGCTCACAAACTGCTCAACCTGCCAGAGGACTGCTTGCATTGTCTACAG TGTGGAGTATGACTTCAGGCAGCAGGAAAGACGATTCTCGGAAGTTTTGAATCACCCAGCAAGAGGAAATAGTGCTTACTCCACGCACCTATCCCAGCCCCTCAACTTAAGCCTGCTCCGAAACGCTGTTATTAAGAACTTAACAAAGTCAAAGGTGAGAAGCAAAAAGCTGTGCAAGACCCTGTTCAAGTGGCTGCCCAGGAAAATCCAGCAAATGTAG